The sequence below is a genomic window from Marmota flaviventris isolate mMarFla1 chromosome 9, mMarFla1.hap1, whole genome shotgun sequence.
agagagcccCTGTGAGGGAAGTTATTTGCCCAAAGTCTCATTCCTAGTTGGTGGATGATACAGGACTAAAACTCCAGACCTCTAGACAGGCAGGTAGGTACTTTTTCTAGAACATCACACCAGGCAGGAGAAAGCCAGGACTGAATGCCTCTAGGAGAAAGTTATCTGGCTAGTGAAAGGAGCTCTCTGAAAAGGGAAACGGCTCCTCATTACCATTTACGCAGACATAGTGCCAATCACTAACGGTTGTGGCAAAGAGGCATCAGCTGGAAGCATAATGCCCAGGCACCTAGAACCAGAAAAGACACAGCCTGGATGATGCAAGGTGAAGTAGGGAGTGAGCCAAACAATGGTGATACCAGAGAGTGAATGGAAAACTATCAAACAGGAGAAAGcttttaatgaagtccaggaaaggAAGGGTTTAAAGAAGAGCTGACACAGAAATATATACCTCTGAGGTCTAGAACCCAGGGAAACAGAGTCACTGGACAGGCTGTAGAGGCGCGAATTCCAGGGCAGTGTAATGCTTTGGATGGGGGAAAATTGGCTTCAGAGACCCAGATGACCATAGTTTTATAGCCCAAAGACATATCTATAAGCTTCCTTCTAGCCTCTAGAAACTCACATGGTCTCTTTGCTATATGAAGAATTTAGATGTAAATAAAAAGAGGGACCAGGAGTGTAGCTCAGACTCCCTGCACTAAGCCTCACAGGGACTCTAAACAAAACCTCTGTTCTTCCTCTGAGATGTCAGTGGGGTGGCTACAGACAAGGCATAAGGGATAGAGAAGCATAGAGAAATGCACTGGAAATAGACTTATCTCCCTCTTTAGAAAGCAAAGCATGGGGAAGAGAAAGGCAGGATTCTGGACAGATGGAAAGGACGGAGGAATATTTAAGAAGCCAGAACCCCTCAGCACACCAGACACCATGATACGTACCGATAGAGGCTACAAAATTCTCTTCCTTTAAACTTCTAGTGTCCACTTCCTTAGGACCCTTTCCTGTAGCACTTGGTACCCGAGGTCCCAGCTGGGGGACTCTCAGTTGTGCCATAGCCTTTGGGTCCCCCCGCCCAGCCAGACCAGGATCCTTGCCAACTGGGGTATTTACACTTTCTGTTGGACTTCTCTTCCGCTTGTCTGGTTCTGAGAAGAGATCAAATACAGAAAGAGGTCAAAAAAGGAAGCGAATGGGAATAGAGGCAGGGAAATGAGGTAGGAGAAGCCAGGATATGGGAGGATGTGGAATAGAAGAAgttcaaggaaagaaaagctaagaccttatttttctaaatacccACTACATAGAAACATGCACTAGAAAATAAAACCCCAAGACCTGATGGGAAGCAGCAAGGCACTGGGAAACTTGCCATGGGAACAATGTGCTGACTCTTTCTGACAAGTGGGGCAGTTGCAGAGGGCATGTTGCCCAGCAGGTACGATCCCTACCTTTACTATAGTAGTGGGTCTGGGCAATTTCCAGAAGGCCAAAGATGCTGGCCATGCCACCCAGACCTGCATGGGCATAAGACTGCTCCAGGCTGAGGACTGTGCacttgaggagatctaacattcCCTTGTACACTTTTCGACTGATCTCCTGCAACGACAACCCAGGTCCTAGAATTAGCAAATTCCCTTTGGCAGCCACAGCCCTCTGCTCAGTCGATTCCGACCCTCTAGCCCAAACACTGACCACATCTGGGATGATGTCCTGCCGAGCATCATCTTCTGACTGCACGGTGCGGTTCAGCTTGCTCAGGACAAAGACTCGCAGCTGCTCGCTCTCCAGCAGCCGGCGTACCTTTTTCATGTTGAGCCAGCCCACTCCCTGGCCGTCCAGCACACTGTGTACCACCTCCTTCAGGAATTGCTGGTTCTCACTATAGGGTCCACACACCACTTTTGTGGTTATCAGCTTCTCGGGAGAGCATCTCCCCTTTCACCAGACCATATATTTGCCTCCCGGGGCAAAATGCAAAGCCAAGTCTCTGAATATCATCAGCCTCCACATCCCCCAACTCTGCAGATAACCTGGTTTGCCAAGTCCCACCTCAGCAATTTCACCCTCTTCAACACTGCAAACTGTTACTGCTGCAGTGGATTGGATCAGAAGTGGAAATCAGGCAGGAAACTGATTTCATTTACCATCCTTAGAGCTTCTTTCCCAATCCTGAGCATCCTTCAAGCTTTATACAGGAATCTATCTCCAcctgagaatttttaaaacagctCTGCATTTATTACCTAGAATTGCTGGATCGGCCCTGGGGTGATGGAGGTTCTCTTTTCACTGTTGGACTGTGTTTAATGACAGATGACTTTTGGTCCACTAATGCCCTCCTGTTTCCTATAAGCAGGGAAGGCAGAATGAGAGACATTACTGTCATAGTCCAGAAACCCACAGTAGCACAACCCTGGGTCGCCATGTTCCATGCCCATTCCCCAGCAGGGCTGGGTGGGAGTGGCACCAGGGCATCACACACAGGCAGAAAGCAGCCATGGCAATGTGAAGGAGGTGGGGATGGAGACTCAGGCCACTCCACATGCACCAGCAGCATGCCCTGTGGGCAGCATGGGTGTCATGGGGGATAGGCAAGGCAGGTCACTcatgtgatgcctcttgcttcatgAGGAGGATGGCCCTCAGGCAGGCACGGAAGatgctaggaaaaaaaagatcatgcacAGCTCACGGGCAAGACCCACCTTCACCACTCCCGGGGCCGGCTTCAGTAACAATCTCCATTAGAGTATTTAGCCCAAATACTGGGACACAAAATACACAATTAGTAGGTGCACCACAATACCGCATCCCCTTGTACCCATCGATGGAGAGTAAGTCAGATCATCCAAGCATTCTCCCAGAGCTTAAATAGTGGGCACATCAGAGCTGGAAGCCAAGTGACCAGGAGACAACCAAGGCTCTATGGAAGACCATCCTTAAAGGGAAAACTCtcaaagccagggctggggtaAATGATATGGAGAGCCTGAGGTGCTGAACAGGCACATGCATGAAAGAAGGGCCACTGGTTTTCATGAAACATCTAGCACAGGGGTCCAGAGAGCCTGTGGGCATCCACAGGGGAGAGACTCATCTTGCTGATGCTATCATGGGAAGTGGGGCAGGACTGTGAGGATGGGAAACTGGTAGGAGAGATAAGTGCAGCAAATGAGACGAAGCATCAACATGCAAATGAGAGTTCCAATTGCTCTTCCCCTCAAATGTATCAAATGGAAAGCCAGCAACACTAACACCTTTCCACCTCTAACCTACCCAGCTGTGTATGGATGCATGGGAGCAGCGCTAGTGAGTTCTCAACACTACCACTCTGAAGTCATTTTTGCCCACATATGGCATTTTCCCATCATCACCAAAGACTCCTGATCTTTTTAAACCCTGGGAGTGAGAAGTCAGTTAATATAAGGAGTTGCTTCTCACGATACTTCCTATCAGGATTAAATCTTTCAGCACAATAtccagagaaaacaaaagaaaataaaattaaaatcagaagagCCTCTCAAACTGCCAGAGATCACAAGTGAACTGAAACAAGGTCTTAACGGGGTCCAGAAGCCAATTAATACTACCTGGCCCACTCACAGCCTCCAGGTTGACATGAAGCCATAGTAAAAGGCTGGACACCATAAACACTGCCAGGAGCTCCGCAGCTATCCTTCTGTGGGCCAGTTCCTTGGGATGGAGTTCATCCTAAATTCACACAGTGGGAACCTGCCCTTGACTAGGGGCAGCTGATGATCCCTATGTTAGTTGTGTATCTTTGACAAGGTTTCCTGCCAAGAGCGACAGTAATCCCACAATTGCCACTATCCTCAATAATGTAACAGGGCCTTTTCTAGCTACAGATACGGTCTCCATATGACAACCATCGAGAGCCCATGATGTGCAGTGAGAGCCATGAGAAGCAATATGAAGGGCAACAGCCAAATCCAATGATACACGGTACACAGGGCTCCTGACAAGCACCCATAGGCCTGACACACCTTCCAGAGTAACCTAGTTTGGCAAAAGAAAGTTGTAGTTACCTTTCAGACTGGGGAATGGTGTGGTCTTCTCTCGGGCACCTTTGGTGGGCAGTGTGAGGTTTGAAAGGCTGAAACTTGTACTGTGGTTCCGATACAGGCTGCCTATGAGGGTGGGGAGGGTGAGAGCAATGAGTTAGCAGGACGAACAATCAAAGCATCTCCTCCAGTGACTGCAGCACCGTCTTCGTCTCTCCTTTCAGGCAGCATCCCAGTGTGCTAGATCAGACAACCTACACTATCTAGAAGGCACCAAGTCTAACTTAGGGCACACAAAGGAGCCATTGCCAGGAATGCTCAAAACCCAGTACAACCTTCTCTGGCTACCTCCCACAATATCCGTGTTTCTCATCTACTTCTATCAGCATGAAAACTGGTAGTTAATATGCTTCTGGTCTGAAGTGGGTGCAGCTCCTCCCTGGCATCTGAAAAAACTCACAAAATCACAACTATCTCTCTGTTGACTCTCTGAAGTCCTTAGTTTAGAGGTCTATCTCTAATCTTTAAATGATACCACCCCTCATTGCTAGAAATTCTCTAAgtacaaaaatcaaaaatcaatccCGGAGCTGGGGAAAtgcctcagttggtagagtgcttgtctcacatgcataaggccctgggtttaatcccagcaccaccaaaaaaaaaaaaaaaaaaatcaatcctgtATAGATTTCAAAGCATGTTCACAAAAGGCCCTCACCAGGCAAAGAAGGTATCAAATATATATCTGAAGCAATATTGACCAGAATATTCCCATAAGTATACAAGTAAGTATgtgattatgaattttttttttctggtatctgggattgaactcggggcactcaactactgagccacatccccagtcctattttgtattttatttagagacagggtctccactgagttgcttatccccttgccattgctgaggctggcttgaactcgcaatcatcctgtctcagcctccagagctgctcgCATTATAGGTGTGCCCTACCTCGCCCAGCTGATTTTGAATTTAGTGCTTAATTTATGGTTGACCACTCATCTGTCTTGCctgaaataaaactaaacttCCAGGTATAACAAAATAAtgactagtcttttttttttcctcccaggtattggagattgaacttggggccttgcacatgctaggcaagggttctaccactgagctactctctttattttttttaattttatttattttttaaagataatttttaatatttttaaggtggacacaatacctttattttattttattttattaatgtggtgctgaggatcgaacccagtgcctcatgcatgctaggtgacagctctacctctgagccacaaccccagccctattgtctttattttgaagaagtgacttgctaagttgcccaggctggactagATAGAACCTACcggcttcccaagtagctgggattacaagtttgtACTACTGCACCCACATTTTTACTATGTCATCTAAAAGTACTTTATTTAGTATTACCCAAATAATCTGCATTAGAGCCTGGTAATGCCAACCCAGCCCACATCTCAAGTTCTAAGACACATCTGCCATAGTTAGACCCTACcatagagaaaaaaggaagagagcaaTGAGAGAGCTTAAGGCACTTACTGGCAAAAGACATGATGCCCCCGAAGCCCTCGGTGCTGTTGTTGGAGATGGTGGAGTTGGGGGAGCTTGCTCGGGAGTCTGACTCTGCTTCGGAGTCACTTGCCAGTTTCAAGCTGTTGGGCCGCAGCAGCTTTTGAGCCCTTGAATGCACAGCGGCACCTATGAGCCCCAGGCAGCGGTACCTAATCTTGGGAGTGTGGTCCTTACACTACACTGCAGTCACTGCTTCCTTCCCACAGCTAAGCCCCTAGATCAAAGAACCACCCTTTAGGGATGGCAGAACCATGAGAGCATTTAGACTCTCAGACTCTCTGATTAACCCTTGCCCAGGGTCCACTGGAGTGAGGTCCTTCAGTCACCCATCTAGAAGGAATCCCCAGGCTCTCACCGATTGCCATTGACATGTTGGCTGAATCGGGGAGTGTAACTTTCCCCCTGCTCATCATCATCTTCCTCAGGGGGAAAGCCATACTGGGGCTCGAAGTATGGATTGTCATAGGTTCGCCGGCGCACTGACCCCTCTCCAATCTCTGTCTGGCGTCTGTCCGTATTCGATTTGCCAATGCTGGGAGGCACGGTAGGGAGGGGCTTGGAGACATCTACTGCTGCCTTATCATCCATCTCTGTAGACTCAGCAGGTTCCTAAGGgccatattaaatttaaaaatatggtcaCATGGTGCCTAATGATGCCTTCCCTTATTCTTAGTCTGGCAGGGCCAGGCCAGATCTATCCCATTCCCAGCCTATAAAATGtgtgggaaaaaaatctctgtggCACCCCGTTCTCTGTCCCCATAAACTGTACCACGAGCATCTTTGCTGCACCCTGAACAAAGCCCAGTGACCTCCCTCTGGGGTCAAAACTATATCTCAGAGGCTCTAACGTCATAGGGCCTCTGAAGGGTAGTGTGAAGAAAGGCAAATTCACAGCTATAGCATGACCTTTCTAACAGAGACAAGGCCCACACTCCCACCCACGGTTCTCATCCACCCACCCCTCCTCGTGCTCACGTACAGAGCTGGCTCCATGGACGACGGTGCTAGGGCTGCTACAGGCAGTGGTGCTGGAGCTGGAGCGTTCTGGGGGGTTTTCCTGAGAGTTCTCACTGTCTGGGCCAGGCTCCTCTGATTCCTTTTGGTTCTGCAGGTCATCAATCTCCACCTCACTGGCATCCCCAAGTGCTGCATGCGTCAGAGGGTCCACATCTGCCAGAACCCAAGAGAGACAGGTATAGATCATCTCATCCCCAAGCCTAACCCCTGTTTAGAGCAGGCCAATCTCACCAAAGCACACTTACTGGGAGTATCACCATTGATGTCACATTTCATCATTTCACTGACAAAGTCACCCAGGGAGGAGTAAGAAGAGCTTGAGTCATCATAATCCATACTATCGCTGCCACTGCAGAGTGaagggcattaaaaaaaaagaaaaagaaacaaacaaacaaaaccagaaaaagagaggggaaaaaaaatctgcaatcaaaacttggaaaaacaaaaatggagcACACTTTAACTCAAGTTCaggaataagataaaataaagaagccaagaaaaacaatcaaccaaaataaaataccagGCTTCGAAGACTTGACTCCTAACTCCTAAGAGGTTTTGCCTCCCACTATGTGCTGTGGAGAAGGGCTAATAAGAGGGACTGCTCACCTGTCATCAGtggggtcagagtcagagtcacgCTCTGGTGGTACAGTCAGTGCCTCAGCCAGCTGGGAGTTGCTATCATAGACTCGATAGTGGATGGGCTGCAGCTGGTGGGCATACCACTTTGGCTTGTCACCAATCAGGGCTGGATCAAACATATCTAcccaaggaagaaaaagaatagttGGGAGCAAGGGGTGAAAGGCaagtaaacacacaaaaaaggaaaaagtctaaaacaaaacaagaatggagggctggggttgtggctcagcggtagagcgctcgcctagcatgtatggggccctgggtttgatccttagcaccacataaaaataaataaataaaataaaggtattgtgtcggactacaactaaaaaataaatattaaaaaaaaaagccaagaatgGAGCCAAGCacggtggtgtatgcctgtaatcccagcagctcaggaggctaagacaggaggatcatgagttcaaagccagcctcaggaaaatcgaggtgctaagcaactcaatgagaccctgtctctaaataaaatacaaaatagggatggggatgtggctcagtggtccagttcccctgagttcaatccctgggacctcccacctaaaaaaaaaaaaaaaacaggaatggaaGGGACAGGTAAAGATTAGTAAAGAACAAGCTAAAGGAAGGGCCATCAGGAGCTCAAAGATAGAAGGTGGAGCAGAACAGAGGGCAGGTGAACTCACTGTTGTGAATTCGCTGAAAGGCGTAATTGGTGGGGTTTAGGATCCATTCTCCAAAGTACTCCACAGCCTGAGTCCTGGCCAGTTTCTCAGCAAAGGGAGTCTGCCTGGGACGTGAGGCTAAAAAGGAACCGGCTTGGAAAGCTACCACAGGCCGAGGAAATAGTCTCAGGGTGCGGGTGTGCATCTGAAAGCCCTGCAGCATGTTGGCAGAGTTGAAGAACCGTACCATGGCCACTCTGGGGAAGAAGATGACGCTGAGATAAGCTGAGAACCAACCATACCCTGTAAAGTGAGGACTCCACAATTCACAGTGTTAACCACCTCCCAAAGCCATTCTTCAACAGATTTCCAACATCCAAGGGAGAGAtatctttcatctattttttgttttttgttttgttttgttccactTTGCCTTACAGGGATTGAACAAGGGgcctaccattaagccacatccccagccctttttttctattttttattttgagacagggtcttgttaaattgcccagcctggccttaaattcatgatcctccaacctcagcctcccaagccactggaattataggtgtacatCATCAAGCCTAGCTTGGAAGAGATTTAGAGAATCATTggtcttcttctttctctctctctctctctctctctctctctctctctctttggtaccagggatggaacccagggggtgcttaaccactgaggtacatccccagccccttatttatttgtctgtctattttgagatagggtcttgctaagttgctgaagctggctctgaacttgcaatcctcctgcctcagcctccggagttactatattataggcatgtgccatcatgccctgTGGTCTTTTTCTTTATCCTAAAAAGGTGATAAACTATTCTCTTTGCTTTTGCTAAGGtggaaaatataacaaaatatcaaacaCATTTTATACATAAAGAAACTCTGGCTATGGGAAGTAGCTAGCCCCAAACCCAAGGGAGCAAAGAAACCAATTTAAGAACTCAGGATTTCTTTAGTTTGCTTGGTCTTACCTGGTTGCAACATCCACTGAATCCACATCATTGCCATAGATGAGCGGGTTGAATTCAGTGGAAGGTGTGGACTGCAGGTCATTAGAAGGCCTTCCCAAGAGAAGTGGGATCTCCTGGCCTTCATGAAATTTTTCCAGATTGAGGATGGGCTGGGTATTGAGACTCATGCTGGCTAGGGCCTGAGGAACAACAAAAAACTCCTCATATAAGGTATCTGGGCAGTTAGCCAATCTTAACTCTAGGAAAGAACATTCTTAAAGTCTTCTACATCACACTTTCTGACCAAAAAGTTCTCAACAGAGAACTGTGCTCTGCAAATCACAGCCAATTCATTTCATAGCCTTCATCTTTGAAAAAAGATTCCAAATATTTTAGCCTTTATAATACTGCCTGAATTATTAAGCCTGAATATTGCTCTCAATCAACCTAGCTCAAGACAACTTGATCAAATCTGAcaatagttttctatttttattttttaatgaacagtttttcaaattgaaatctatatggaaacataactgaaatttaaaaacagtttctCTGGAGGAACCAGAGCTTCATGTATTCAGTGTACCCAGTTGAAATCAGCCCCTAGGAGGCTCCATGGGGCAATTTGAAAACCACTGGTCTAGAtcaataatgctttttaaaagttagtGAGCACAGGAATCACCTAGGAtgttgttaaaaatgcagattctaattttgtatgtttgggaTGGTTCtgaggtttggttttgttttcagtactagggattgaacctaggtgtgctttatcactgaactacatcccagccctttttattttttgtttcgaaacaggattttgctaaattgcccaggctggcctccaacttgtgattcttctgcttcagcttcccaagtaactgggTTTACAGGCGATGCTAATGGTCCATGGACCACACTTTTGAGAAGCAGTGGTcagaatacaaaaatcaatgaGCTCAAGGATCTTAGTTCCTATAAACATTTAAAGTAATAAACTGACATAATTTCTTATATCAACTTCTCCATCTCATCAGTCATACTTAAGCAATTATCAATAATGAAAACACAGTAAATGAAGACAGCTAGAAGtttctgaacttgcaatcctaccagACTCTGCAGCAAGGTATCATATTACATGAGCAGTGATGAAGCAAGGGAGAGTGACAAGGATACAAAATGACCCATTTAAACTCAAACATATACCATCTAGAGAAACTACTGAGTACTTCAGAcaacacaggaaaaaaagatttctaaagACCTTTCAAAAGAGAGTgggattaataaaaataaacacagtgcTAGCTACTGCTTGTCCTATATAACACATACAGCAGGGGAAGGGAATGTAGCCTTATTGTGTTTTACCTCCAGGTACTGTTTGGCAtgcagaaggaggagaagaaaatgaaCCAATGAAAAACAGATGTAAGGGATTACTCAAAAAAGGATTTTTTGGAGGGGGAaggggtgctggagattgaatccaggggtgatttaccactcagctacatcccagaacattttttaattttttcctattttgagacagggactcactaagttgctaagactggccttgacttatagtccttctgccttagcctcctgagttgctagaattacaggtatgcatcaccacacTCCCCTCCAAAAAAGGAATTTTTGAGGAAAGGATTCTATAGGGACTATAGGATCAATTCAAGGAGACAGTATAAAAGGAGCCCAACGGTCCAAGCCTGATGGTCCAAACTGCAAACTCCCATCTTAGAAAATTGAGAGAATGCTCCAAGGCCATAAAGAATGGCAGACACGacaagaaatagaaagtaaaaatcattttatacagCATCATACAGTGACAAGGCATACAACAAATTAGAAGGAATCCTTTTGAGATTCACCCCTGCCACGCAAAATTGGATATACCTCTTCTTGAACCcaacagaggcaaagaaaatcTACTTTGTAAAGTAGTGAAAATCTGCTTTGTAAAGTCTAAAATGAAACAGGGTCTTAGAATAGCTGCCTTCCTACAGCAACCCCAGGGCATCTATTACTCCCTTTCCTTTCATTCACTCTTCACCTACCtgctttaaatgttttttcaGCTCTAATGATTCTGGCTCTGGCAGGATGGGGAGCAATTCTGCATTGGTTGGGGCGATCACCTGTACCagagaaaagataaaagcaaGACCTTAGAATAACTAATCAGAAGTTTCACTTCCATAAGGGTAAAGAAGATAATAGGAAGATTTTATGTGTATAATATTATCacatgttacacacacacacacacacacatctgaaaaaaatatatacctaaaTGTTATTGGTGACTAGATAATAAGGTtacagttcttatttttttctcttcatgtatttttgttttccaatgaACACTTATAaagtttttctaaagttttaatgTACTCATGCTGCAAGatgtaaatataatgtttttttaagtCTGCCCTGAAAgggccatttctttttttttttaataatatttattttctagttttcagcagacacaacatctttgtttgtatgtggtgctgaggagcgaacccgggccgcacgcatgccaggcgagcgtgctaccgcttgagccacatccccagcccagggccattTCTTACTGGAAACCATATCCCAGGAAAAGCATCAGGAGATCTACACCATATAATGATACCATAAAAGTAACTGTCCTGGGCCAGGGCtctatctcagtggcagagcgcttgccgagcacgtgtgaggcactgggttcaatctccagcaccacataaagataaacaaataaaataaaggcatgctgtccatctacaactacaaaaaaaaaaaagcaactgtcCTACTGCTCTTAAAGAATGCTGGAAGAGCACTTAATTCTGGCAAAACTAAatcctttaaacctaaccatggGCCTATCCTGACAATAAATAAAAGCAGCATGAGTAAAAGTTGTTTTAACGAGTATCACAACAGAAACATCTAGAAAAACGGGTATCACAGGATTGGGTCTAGAACATAATCTTACTCTACGATGCCTTAGCCAGAACCTTACCCTATTGCTGTCCAGATCCACTAGCCATACATCATCAGGCATTTTGAAGTCTAGTTTGTAGAGGAAGAAGCTGGCAGGGACCCCAATGATGTAGGGGGTTGGGGCCAACAGCAGCTGTAGAAAGGATAAGAAGATAAGAAACAAAGTTCAAAACCTATTATAAGCACTTATCAAGTCAGGATTTTTCTAGATAAGGAAATATAGACTCAAAATCCTATTTTCAAAACCCTTAAGctggtctggggttgtgactcagtggtagagcgcttgcttagcatgtgtgaggcactgggttcaattctcagcactgcatataaataaatgaataaaataaaggttcaccaacatctaaaaaattaaaaataaaaaacccctTAAGctagttgtattttaaaattcagaatttttcagattttagaaaggCAAGACAACatattttctgtatattatgTAATATCTACAGCAGTGTAGCAAGTAGTCTACAATCATCAACTGTGATtatggaattttttcttttttgcagtacttggGATCAAAtacaaggccttgtgcatgctagacaagtgctctaccactgagctacacccccagcctttaactctgattttaaagaaaagaaataaagaaattataaatagcaTAGATTTTGTCACTAAGTCAGTTTAAATCCATCAGTCATAGACAAATAATTTATAAGGGATTGAGGACAAGTATTGACTGACAGCTTCTCTGGGCATTGAGCCTGATCCCTTATAAAGATACAGGTTACAAAGCTAGAAGACACCTTCAGACTCACCTGCTCTGCCGATGCCATGCAGGTGGGAAGCAGTGGGATGACAGGAAACATATACTCTAGGGGGTAGATCATTGCCACAAATGCCATCACAGACATGGAGAGTGCATTGTAGTCTCGGGACTGTAGCACCACCTGCCACAGCCACACCAGAAGAGTCACTCAACAGCATAAAATCAGGTTGACAAGAAAACAGCTTTCAACACTACAATTTAATTCTCTCACCATGTCTATAGCTGCAGCTTAGCTTCCACAATCATCTCTGTCCCATGTGCTACCATGTCTGCCACCTCCCTAACTAAGCACTGAAGAAATCTTCACTTGAATCATTACCTTCCTAGTTCTTTTGCTCCCTCCCTATCCCAAAAGTGGAACAGGACTACTGATATCTCCTGAGAATTAAGTCAGTGTAATTAAGGATAATTCAACTGAGTGACAAGCCTCTAAAAACACCCTACATGATACCAGTACCTTAATTCAACCCATATCTAATGAATACCTGCCATACATCTGGCATTGTTATTCCTGGacatgaaaagatgaaaatg
It includes:
- the Madd gene encoding MAP kinase-activating death domain protein isoform X32, which codes for MVQKKKFCPRLLDYLVIVGARHPSSDSVAQTPELLRRYPLEDHPEFPLPPDVVFFCQPEGCLSVRQRRMSLRDDTSFVFTLTDKDTGVTRYGICVNFYRSFQKRMPKEKGEGGAGSRGKEGTGATCASEEVGTESSESGSSLQPPSADSTPDVNQSPRGKRRVKAGSRSRNSTLTSLCVLSHYPFFSTFRECLYTLKRLVDCCSERLLGKKLGIPRGVQRDTMWRIFTGSLLVEEKSSALLHDLREIEAWIYRLLRSPVPVSGQKRVDIEVLPQELQPALTFALPDPSRFTLVDFPLHLPLELLGVDACLQVLTCILLEHKVVLQSRDYNALSMSVMAFVAMIYPLEYMFPVIPLLPTCMASAEQLLLAPTPYIIGVPASFFLYKLDFKMPDDVWLVDLDSNRVIAPTNAELLPILPEPESLELKKHLKQALASMSLNTQPILNLEKFHEGQEIPLLLGRPSNDLQSTPSTEFNPLIYGNDVDSVDVATRVAMVRFFNSANMLQGFQMHTRTLRLFPRPVVAFQAGSFLASRPRQTPFAEKLARTQAVEYFGEWILNPTNYAFQRIHNNMFDPALIGDKPKWYAHQLQPIHYRVYDSNSQLAEALTVPPERDSDSDPTDDSGSDSMDYDDSSSSYSSLGDFVSEMMKCDINGDTPNVDPLTHAALGDASEVEIDDLQNQKESEEPGPDSENSQENPPERSSSSTTACSSPSTVVHGASSEPAESTEMDDKAAVDVSKPLPTVPPSIGKSNTDRRQTEIGEGAQKLLRPNSLKLASDSEAESDSRASSPNSTISNNSTEGFGGIMSFASSLYRNHSTSFSLSNLTLPTKGAREKTTPFPSLKVFGLNTLMEIVTEAGPGSGEGNRRALVDQKSSVIKHSPTVKREPPSPQGRSSNSSENQQFLKEVVHSVLDGQGVGWLNMKKVRRLLESEQLRVFVLSKLNRTVQSEDDARQDIIPDVEISRKVYKGMLDLLKCTVLSLEQSYAHAGLGGMASIFGLLEIAQTHYYSKEPDKRKRSPTESVNTPVGKDPGLAGRGDPKAMAQLRVPQLGPRVPSATGKGPKEVDTRSLKEENFVASIGPDVIKPTFDLGETEEKKSQISADSGVSLTSASQRTDQDSVIGVSPPVMIRSSSQDSEVSTVVSNSSGETLGADSDLSSNAGDGPGGEGSAHLASSRGTLSDSEIETNSATSAIFGKAHSLKPKEKLAGSPVRSSEDVSQRVYLYEGLLGKERSTLWDQMQFWEDAFLDAVMLEREGMGMDQGPQEMIDRYLSLGEHDRKRLEDDEDRLLATLLHNLISYMLLMKVNKNDIRKKVRRLMGKSHIGLGYSQQINEVLDQLANLNGRDLSIRSSGSRHMKKQTFVVHAGTDTNGDIFFMEVCDDCVVLRSNIGTVYERWWYEKLINMTYCPKTKVLCLWRRNGSETQLNKFYTKKCRELYYCVKDSMERAAARQQSIKPGPELGGEFPVQDMKTGEGGLLQVTLEGINLKFMHNQFLKLKKW